One genomic segment of Panicum virgatum strain AP13 chromosome 2N, P.virgatum_v5, whole genome shotgun sequence includes these proteins:
- the LOC120661800 gene encoding chitin-inducible gibberellin-responsive protein 2-like: MADTPTSHMVHPFGNVPRQTPKQFLYSGNAQHHCDPYQSASDTHVVPQHHYTMKSHSPDAGSEEHETHKQYTLDSSAASGCSRHDSPSSQSIHTGSGSPLSHEDSHSGSTNGNGSPVSASCVTEDPTDLKQKLKDLEAVMLGTDSEIVDSLEISVANQLSLEPEKWVHMMSVPKGNLKELLIACARAVEHNNSFAIDLMIPELRKMVSVSGEPLERLGAYMVEGLVARLASSGNSIYKALKCKEPKSSDLLSYMHFLYEACPYFKFGYMSANGAIAEAVKGEDRIHIIDFQIAQGAQWISLLQALAARPGGPPFVRITGIDDSVSAYARGGGLELVGRRLSHIAGLYKVPFQFNAVAISGSEVEEGHLGIIPGEAIAVNFTLELHHIPDETVSTANHRDRILRLVKGLSPKVLTLVEQESNTNTAPFAQRFAETLDYYTAIFESIDLALPREDRERINMEQHCLAREIVNLVACEGEERVERHEVFGKWKARLMMAGFRPSPLSALVNATIKTLLQSYSPDYKLAERDGVLYLGWKNRPLVVSSAWH; the protein is encoded by the coding sequence ATGGCTGATACTCCAACTTCCCACATGGTGCACCCCTTTGGCAATGTCCCAAGGCAGACTCCGAAGCAATTCCTGTATTCTGGCAACGCTCAGCACCACTGTGATCCATATCAGTCAGCTTCGGACACCCATGTTGTACCGCAGCATCATTACACCATGAAGTCTCATTCACCGGATGCTGGCTCTGAAGAGCATGAGACCCACAAGCAGTACACACTGGACTCTTCTGCAGCTTCTGGTTGCTCGAGGCATGATTCTCCCTCCAGTCAGAGTATCCATACTGGGAGTGGCAGCCCTCTATCTCATGAAGATAGCCACTCCGGCTCCACCAATGGCAACGGATCACCTGTGAGCGCTTCCTGCGTCACTGAGGACCCTACTGATCTGAAGCAGAAGCTAAAGGATCTTGAGGCTGTGATGCTTGGGACAGACTCAGAGATAGTGGATAGCCTTGAGATCTCTGTTGCAAACCAACTTTCCTTGGAACCGGAGAAGTGGGTGCACATGATGAGCGTGCCCAAAGGCAACTTGAAGGAGCTGCTGATTGCTTGTGCTAGAGCAGTGGAACATAATAACAGTTTCGCAATTGATCTGATGATTCCAGAGCTGAGGAAAATGGTCTCAGTGTCTGGTGAGCCACTTGAAAGGCTGGGGGCCTACATGGTGGAAGGTCTGGTGGCCAGGCTCGCCTCCTCCGGAAACTCAATCTACAAAGCTCTGAAGTGCAAAGAGCCCAAGAGTTCTGATCTCCTGTCCTACATGCACTTCCTGTATGAGGCCTGCCCCTACTTCAAGTTTGGCTACATGTCAGCAAATGGTGCAATCGCAGAGGCTGTCAAGGGAGAAGACAGGATCCATATCATTGATTTCCAAATCGCCCAAGGGGCGCAGTGGATCTCTCTCCTTCAGGCCCTGGCAGCCAGGCCTGGTGGACCACCATTCGTGAGGATCACCGGCATTGATGATTCAGTCTCAGCTTACGCCCGAGGCGGTGGTCTGGAGTTGGTTGGAAGGAGACTTTCACACATTGCTGGCCTCTACAAGGTGCCCTTTCAGTTCAATGCAGTCGCTATCTCCGGCAGTGAAGTGGAAGAGGGACATCTCGGCATCATTCCCGGCGAAGCCATTGCTGTCAACTTCACCCTGGAGCTGCACCACATCCCCGACGAGACCGTGAGCACGGCGAACCACCGGGACCGGATCCTGAGGCTGGtaaagggcctgtcgcccaagGTGCTCACGCTGGTGGAGCAGGAGTCCAACACCAACACGGCCCCCTTCGCACAGCGGTTCGCGGAGACACTGGACTACTACACAGCCATCTTCGAGTCCATCGACCTGGCGCTGCCGAGGGAGGACCGGGAGCGGATCAACATGGAGCAGCACTGCCTGGCGAGGGAGATCGTGAACCTGGTGGCCTGCGAGGGGGAGGAGCGGGTGGAGCGGCATGAGGTGTTCGGCAAATGGAAGGCGCGGCTGATGATGGCCGGGTTCAGGCCGTCCCCACTCAGTGCGCTGGTGAATGCCACCATCAAGACGCTGCTGCAGAGCTACTCGCCAGACTACAAGCTCGCTGAGAGGGACGGCGTGCTCTACCTCGGCTGGAAGAACAGGCCCCTGGTGGTCTCGTCGGCATGGCATTAA